Proteins co-encoded in one Acidobacteriota bacterium genomic window:
- a CDS encoding NAD(P)-dependent oxidoreductase: protein MKIFIAGGTGVIGRALVPRLLAQGHQITILSRHPERADELRGRGVDVVSGDVYDRRRLEEILLASRPQALVHQLTALPAAIDPRRIEDQLAANDRIRREGTANLLAAADRAGVERIVAQSIAFAYAPIGGAVKNEEEPLWHAAPWPWRRSVEAIAELEARVREADGTVLRYGYFYGPGTAYDRNGSMAEMVRQRKLPIAAGGHGVFSFVHVDDAAEATVRAIANGSPEVFNIVDDEPAPLHQWLPVYAAALQAPPPRRLPAWLTRLFAGRFGLYTMTEQRGAANGRARRRLSWEPQFKTWRVGFEQALRPDPSPPRSVTSEASGR from the coding sequence ATGAAGATATTCATCGCCGGAGGAACCGGCGTGATCGGTCGAGCGTTGGTTCCCCGACTGCTCGCCCAAGGCCACCAGATCACCATCCTCAGCCGGCACCCGGAGCGGGCGGACGAGCTACGAGGGCGCGGCGTGGATGTCGTCAGTGGCGACGTCTACGATCGGCGTCGGCTCGAGGAAATCCTGCTGGCCAGCCGGCCGCAAGCCCTCGTCCACCAGCTCACCGCCCTGCCGGCGGCGATCGATCCGCGGCGCATCGAGGATCAGCTCGCCGCCAACGATCGCATCCGTCGTGAGGGCACCGCCAACCTTTTGGCCGCTGCGGACCGGGCCGGCGTCGAGCGCATCGTGGCCCAGAGCATCGCCTTCGCCTATGCCCCGATCGGCGGTGCCGTCAAGAACGAAGAAGAACCCCTTTGGCACGCCGCCCCCTGGCCCTGGCGGCGCTCCGTCGAGGCGATCGCGGAGCTCGAAGCCCGGGTTCGAGAGGCCGACGGCACCGTGCTGCGCTACGGCTACTTCTACGGCCCCGGCACCGCCTACGATCGCAACGGTTCGATGGCCGAGATGGTGCGGCAGCGGAAGCTGCCGATCGCCGCCGGGGGTCACGGAGTCTTCTCCTTCGTGCATGTCGACGACGCCGCCGAGGCCACGGTCCGGGCGATCGCGAACGGTTCGCCGGAGGTCTTCAATATCGTCGACGACGAGCCTGCCCCCCTCCACCAGTGGCTGCCCGTCTACGCCGCCGCCCTGCAGGCTCCACCACCACGCCGCCTTCCGGCCTGGTTGACTCGCCTCTTCGCGGGCCGCTTCGGTCTCTACACCATGACCGAGCAGCGCGGTGCGGCCAATGGACGGGCTCGACGCAGGCTGTCATGGGAGCCACAATTCAAGACCTGGCGGGTGGGATTCGAGCAGGCCTTGAGGCCCGATCCCAGCCCCCCTCGCAGCGTCACCTCCGAGGCCTCGGGGCGATGA
- the sigJ gene encoding RNA polymerase sigma factor SigJ encodes MTSSSGNNGGEISDELAALFGHHRPYLFAVAYRFLGIAEDAEDVLQEAWLRLASARPDDLEEPRAYLVTIVSRLCLDLLRSARRRREEYVGVWLPEPVPSPQALPEGEVLARESASFAFLLLLERLSPRQRVVLVLHDVFDFRHREIATIIGSSLDASRQILRRARRALVLPRPPVPTASPELIDRFYTATREGDLEALLATLAPDVVLLSDGGGRVSALPQPLAGRWRVGRFLIGVSIKTAWGPVQLQELNAQPALLIYQQGKLTNAMLLEAGADGVRALYVVRNPDKLAALGARWEIELA; translated from the coding sequence ATGACCTCGAGCTCGGGCAACAACGGCGGCGAGATCTCAGACGAGCTGGCCGCCCTCTTCGGCCACCATCGCCCGTACCTTTTCGCCGTCGCCTATCGCTTTCTGGGCATCGCCGAGGACGCCGAAGATGTCCTGCAAGAGGCCTGGCTGCGCTTGGCCTCGGCCCGCCCCGACGACCTCGAAGAGCCGCGCGCCTACCTCGTCACCATCGTCAGCCGCCTCTGCCTCGATCTGCTGCGCTCGGCGCGGCGGCGGCGGGAAGAGTACGTCGGTGTCTGGCTGCCGGAACCGGTTCCGAGCCCACAAGCCCTTCCGGAAGGCGAAGTCCTGGCTCGCGAGTCAGCCTCCTTCGCCTTCCTGCTCCTGCTCGAAAGGCTGAGCCCACGGCAGCGGGTCGTGCTGGTTCTCCATGACGTCTTCGATTTCCGCCATCGCGAAATCGCCACCATCATCGGAAGCAGCCTCGACGCCAGCCGCCAGATCCTACGCCGGGCACGGCGCGCCCTGGTCTTGCCGCGGCCGCCCGTACCGACCGCCTCCCCCGAGCTCATCGACCGCTTCTACACCGCCACCCGCGAGGGCGATCTCGAAGCGCTCCTCGCCACCCTGGCACCGGACGTCGTCTTGCTCAGTGACGGCGGAGGGCGCGTGTCGGCCCTGCCACAGCCACTGGCGGGCCGCTGGCGGGTCGGACGCTTCCTGATCGGAGTCAGTATCAAGACCGCCTGGGGCCCGGTCCAGCTCCAGGAGCTCAATGCCCAGCCGGCGCTGCTGATCTATCAGCAAGGAAAGCTGACCAACGCCATGCTCCTCGAGGCCGGTGCGGACGGCGTCCGCGCCCTCTACGTGGTGCGCAATCCGGACAAGCTGGCCGCCTTGGGGGCGAGATGGGAGATCGAGTTGGCGTAG
- a CDS encoding 1-acyl-sn-glycerol-3-phosphate acyltransferase, with protein sequence MTQEISLPLWLVVLLVVAAALALLDRLLMPSVRYVIRRRVNRVLDELNTRLRIQVQPFKLTKRQVLIDRLRFDPQVMETVETLAREEDIPRAAAMDRVRRYAREIVPAFNAYLYFRFGYGIGRSVARFLYRVRVGYTDEESLAQVDPRSTVVFIMNHRSNMDYVLVAYLAAASTALSYAVGEWARIWPLQTLIRSMGAYFVRRRSRNALYRRVLERYVHMATKSGVTQAVYPEGGLSRDGALLPPKLGLLDYMLRSFDPQGERDVVFVPVGLNYDRVLEDRTLLRDLDPEAERRGAGEAAWTTLRFIGRNFRQIVTNRWFRFGYACVNFGTPVSVRQWLARTGVDLRELSKEERFVQVGALAEELMAAVGKVIPVVPVPLVATVLVENYEAGGSPLSSLELKARVLALRDHLASSGAHVYIPRQDQDYAVDFGLRMLILRHLVAEEEGLYSAVEAELPVLRYYANSISHLAPKAASLSGLRTT encoded by the coding sequence ATGACCCAGGAAATATCGCTTCCTCTCTGGCTGGTCGTTCTGCTGGTGGTTGCGGCGGCGCTGGCGCTGCTCGACCGGCTGCTGATGCCGAGCGTGCGCTATGTCATCCGGCGGCGGGTCAATCGGGTGCTGGACGAGCTCAACACCCGCCTGCGAATTCAGGTCCAGCCCTTCAAGCTCACCAAGCGGCAGGTGCTGATCGATCGCCTGCGCTTCGATCCCCAGGTGATGGAGACGGTGGAGACCCTGGCCCGCGAGGAGGACATCCCGCGGGCCGCCGCGATGGACCGGGTGCGGCGCTATGCCCGCGAGATCGTTCCGGCCTTCAACGCCTACCTCTACTTTCGATTCGGCTACGGCATCGGCCGCTCGGTGGCGCGCTTTCTCTACCGGGTGCGGGTCGGCTACACGGACGAAGAATCCCTGGCGCAGGTCGATCCGCGCTCGACGGTGGTCTTCATCATGAACCACCGCAGCAACATGGACTACGTCCTGGTCGCCTATCTGGCGGCGGCGAGCACCGCCCTTTCCTATGCCGTCGGTGAATGGGCCCGCATCTGGCCGCTGCAGACGCTGATTCGCTCGATGGGGGCCTACTTCGTGCGCCGGCGCTCGCGCAACGCCCTCTATCGGCGAGTCCTCGAGCGCTATGTCCACATGGCGACCAAATCCGGCGTCACCCAGGCGGTCTATCCCGAGGGTGGGTTGAGCCGCGACGGCGCCTTGTTGCCACCGAAGCTCGGTCTGCTCGACTACATGCTGCGCTCCTTCGATCCGCAGGGCGAGCGGGACGTGGTCTTCGTGCCGGTCGGCCTCAACTACGACCGGGTGCTCGAGGACCGCACCCTGCTGCGCGACCTCGACCCCGAGGCCGAACGGCGCGGCGCCGGCGAGGCCGCCTGGACGACGCTGCGCTTCATCGGGCGCAACTTTCGCCAGATCGTCACCAACCGCTGGTTCCGGTTCGGCTATGCCTGCGTCAACTTCGGCACTCCGGTGTCGGTTCGGCAATGGTTGGCTCGTACAGGGGTCGATCTCCGCGAGCTCTCGAAGGAAGAGCGTTTCGTGCAGGTGGGAGCGCTCGCCGAGGAGCTGATGGCGGCCGTCGGCAAGGTGATCCCGGTGGTGCCGGTGCCGCTGGTGGCAACGGTTCTGGTCGAGAACTACGAGGCCGGCGGCTCACCCCTCTCGAGCCTCGAGCTCAAGGCTCGAGTCTTGGCTCTGCGGGACCACCTGGCGAGCTCCGGGGCCCACGTCTACATTCCACGCCAGGACCAGGACTACGCCGTCGATTTCGGGCTGCGCATGCTCATCCTGCGCCACCTGGTGGCCGAGGAGGAGGGTCTCTACTCCGCCGTCGAGGCCGAGCTACCGGTGCTGCGCTACTACGCCAACTCGATCTCCCATCTCGCCCCCAAGGCGGCCAGCTTGTCCGGATTGCGCACCACGTAG